In Ignavibacteria bacterium, the sequence ATAGTCGTGGTTTGCATAAGTTATCATGTTATTTTTATCAACAATATAAACATACGAACCTTCTGAACCAGAATCCCATTTGGTTATTCCGAATGAATGTGCCATATCAAGGTTAATATCCGGCGCTATATCAAATTCATAACCATTATTATATAAAATATCTCTTACTGTTGACTGGTCATTATTGGTAACTATCAGCACTTTCAGGCTGCCCCTGTAAAACTGCCATTGATAGGGTTCCCCGAATGCCATTCCTTTTGAAAAATATGTATCAAAAGCTGAGATCATTACCTCGGCATAATTATTCTGTGAAGAAATATCCGGCATAAACGCAACCAGAAGGGTTTTATCCTGTTTATAATCATATAAATTTACGGTGCTTCTTAATCCGGCAGTAACATCATAGCTGTTTTCGAACAGGAATTCCGGGTTCGGTGAAGTTTCACCAACCTGTAAACCGTTCCCGCCTGAATATATATTGCCTGAGATGAATAATATCAATAAAGCAGCCAAAAACCTTAATTTTATTTGAAAAATACCCATATTTTAAAAAATTAATATTTTATATTAAATTATATAAGAGTTTTACTTTGGCTGAGTTAATTTGTTCCCGCTGCCTGAATGATCTTAAAAATATGTGAATACTATATCCAGCATATGGTCTCCCTGGTAGCGGTTCAAAAAAGGAAGCATAAAACCGTTGCGGATAATTATCTGCGAAACATCAGAAGATTTTTTCATTAAGGCATTGTAATTAACATTGGGGAACATTGCTATGATCCGTCCGATAGGATAATATGGTTTTTTGAGAAATTTGTCGCGGTGTTCCCTGATTTTTTTATTCAGCCAAGTTGAATCCGTTTTAACAGTATCATTCAGAGTAATAAAATCATACTTATCTATATAAACACTGTCTCCAATATATACCGGAAGCTCTTTGCGGGTTACTTCGTCAAATACTGAAAGATGTATTTCATATAAACCGCTTTCAAACGGCGATGATTTGAATTTAACGGAATAATTAAGCGCCGCAAAAGGTTTTATTATTAAAATATTTTTTATTTCTTCCGTTTCGAAAAATTCTTCTACGTTACGTTCTGAAAAAATATTATTGTACGTATCAAAAGCTGCCGTATCATTATCAACCGGTGTGAGCTCAAGGTGAGTTTTATACCTGCCGAACTCTTCATTTTCAGAATTAAGACTATCCAGTATAGAAGCGTCTGCTATCTGCCAGTTTAAAGTTATAGTCTGCGGGTTCATACCGAAGTTAGTATTATCAATACGGAAATCTTTCAGGACAAGTTTTTTATCAAATGATATTTCATCAGGGCCAAGCTGTTTGCTTCCGTTGGTTACCTGTATATTCCTGCCTGTGGAATCACGCTCGCTGCCGCGTTTGTAGTATATCTTGCTGTTTGAAATATAAAAGAGATGGTAGTCTCCGATCACTTCGAATTTATAGCTTAGCTTTTTCAGCTTGTCTATCAAGAGGTCGCTCCTTACAATAAAAAGCTTTATTTTTTTCTCTTCTATGAACTTCCTTACTTCAAGTATATTTAGCTTCAGCTGCTCTTCTTCACGTTTTTTCTTCGAAAGTTTTTTTGATACAGGCGGATCAACTGCGAAGTATGTAGGTATTGTATCGCTGTTAAACCTAGAAGGATCGTTTGAAATAACCTGCAGCGGATAAATATCATAATACCCGGGTACCATTTCAAAATATATTTTATCACCCGGCTCCAGGTAATTTATATCAATAAGCTGCTTGGTAAGCTGTGCAACTTCAAAGGTATCTTCCCGGTATGCCTGCTGATAGTAGAAGCTCCATATCATATTGACAGTTATCAGTATAACCGAACCTCCTATGAGTATATACTTTCTCAGATCGCAAAGCTGCCAAACGGCAAACGGAAAGAAGAGTATTGCGTTGAGTACAATATATCTTGAGATCATATTTGTTCCCCCGGAACCTACAATACCGGAAAACATTAGCAGAACAAGCTCTATAATATTAAACAGCAGGAAAACCCTTAACAGGGAAAAATTACCAAGGAAACCGTTATGTTTATTTCTCACGGTCCTAATAATTTTCCATAATCCAAGTACAGTTGTAAGCGGGGCAATATAGAATATGAAAAAGGGATACTGAATGCTTCTTTGAATAAATCCCGCGCTGCTTAAGCCTGCGTAAATCTTCGTAGTTTCTTTTATAAAGAAAAACGCATCGCCGTAATCGCTGTAATTCTGCCAAAGCCACCATAAGATACTGAGATACGAAATAAAGGAATACCCGAAATTGATAAACAGCTCTTTGGTTAAGCGGAACTTTCTGTAGGAAAGCAGAAGAACCATTATAATAAATGCTATTGTGAAGAACCAACCTTCATAACGCAAAAGGTTGGCAAAATTCAGGCTAACAGCGGCTGCAATAAGGTAAACATGACTTTTGGAGCGCATTTGTAATCCATTATACCACAATATAAAATAGTAGAAAGCTGCTGTAACAAAAAAGAAGAACGGGAATTCAGGCATTGCCGATGTGCTTAGCCAAACCTGGAAAGGGAAAACAGCGAACAGCAGGCATGATATTACTGCAATTTGTTTGGTGAAGATCTTTTCGAAGAGAAGATATAAATATACCAGGGTCAATATAGAAAAAACAGTACTTGATATAACCGGCGCCAGGGTCAGATCACGGAAGATCCAAATAAATAATCCATTAAGCCAAAAGTGTGTACTTAGCCAAACGCCTGAATATATACGGGGATTCTGCAGCCAGTCCCATGAAATTACAGTTCTGCTGTAATCATCTGCGGTAAGCCATCTTAAG encodes:
- a CDS encoding glycosyltransferase family 39 protein — protein: MKRYSEYIQKLFQNKISVIASLIIFKLVFQLIVIQSGLRWLTADDYSRTVISWDWLQNPRIYSGVWLSTHFWLNGLFIWIFRDLTLAPVISSTVFSILTLVYLYLLFEKIFTKQIAVISCLLFAVFPFQVWLSTSAMPEFPFFFFVTAAFYYFILWYNGLQMRSKSHVYLIAAAVSLNFANLLRYEGWFFTIAFIIMVLLLSYRKFRLTKELFINFGYSFISYLSILWWLWQNYSDYGDAFFFIKETTKIYAGLSSAGFIQRSIQYPFFIFYIAPLTTVLGLWKIIRTVRNKHNGFLGNFSLLRVFLLFNIIELVLLMFSGIVGSGGTNMISRYIVLNAILFFPFAVWQLCDLRKYILIGGSVILITVNMIWSFYYQQAYREDTFEVAQLTKQLIDINYLEPGDKIYFEMVPGYYDIYPLQVISNDPSRFNSDTIPTYFAVDPPVSKKLSKKKREEEQLKLNILEVRKFIEEKKIKLFIVRSDLLIDKLKKLSYKFEVIGDYHLFYISNSKIYYKRGSERDSTGRNIQVTNGSKQLGPDEISFDKKLVLKDFRIDNTNFGMNPQTITLNWQIADASILDSLNSENEEFGRYKTHLELTPVDNDTAAFDTYNNIFSERNVEEFFETEEIKNILIIKPFAALNYSVKFKSSPFESGLYEIHLSVFDEVTRKELPVYIGDSVYIDKYDFITLNDTVKTDSTWLNKKIREHRDKFLKKPYYPIGRIIAMFPNVNYNALMKKSSDVSQIIIRNGFMLPFLNRYQGDHMLDIVFTYF